A section of the Salmo trutta chromosome 4, fSalTru1.1, whole genome shotgun sequence genome encodes:
- the LOC115192096 gene encoding 26S proteasome non-ATPase regulatory subunit 11A isoform X3, translating to MEAATGQEVELCLECIEWAKAEKRTFLRQALEVRSGRGDPTGRELSGSTDMMGLARLISLYFDTKRYQEALHLGTQLLQELKKMDDKALLVEVQLLESKTYHGLSNLPKARAALTSARTTANGIYCPPKLQAALDMQSGIIHAAEEKDWKTAYSYFYEAFEGYDSIDHPRAITALKYMLLCKIMLNLPEEVQGLVSGKLALRHAGRQTDSLKCMAQASKNRSLDDFEKALTEYRGELRDDSIISTHLTTLYDNLLEQNLIRVIEPFSRVQIGHISTLIKLSKGDVERKLSQMILDTKFHGILDQGEGVLIIFDEPAVDTTYEAALETIQNMSKVVDSLYNKAKKLT from the exons ATGGAGGCAGCTACAGGCCAGGAGGTGGAGCTGTGTCTGGAGTGCATTGAGTGGGCCAAGGCTGAGAAGAGAACATTCCTCAGACAGGCCCTGGAGGTGAGGAGTGGAAGAGGGGACCCCACTGGAAGAGAGCTGAGCGGGAGCACTGACATGATGGGTTTG gctcgtctcatctctctgtattttgacaCAAAGCGGTATCAGGAGGCGCTTCATCTAg GCACCCAGCTACTCCAGGAGCTGAAGAAGATGGATGACAAGGCCCTGCTGGTGGAGGTACAGCTGCTGGAGAGTAAGACGTACCACGGCCTCAGCAACCTGCCCAAGGCCCGAGCTGCCCTCACCTCTGCACGCACCACCGCCAACGGCATTTACTGCCCGCCCAAGCTACAGGCCGCCCTGGACATGCAGTCAG GGATCATCCATGCAGCAGAGGAGAAGGACTGGAAGACTGCCTACTCTTACTTCTACGAGGCCTTCGAAGGCTACGACTCCATCGACCACCCCAGAGCGATCACCGCTCTCAAATACATGCTGCTCTGCAAAATCATGCTCAACCT TCCTGAGGAGGTCCAGGGTCTCGTTAGTGGAAAGCTAGCCCTGCGGCACGCCGGGAGACAGACGGACTCTCTGAAATGCATGGCGCAGGCCAGCAAGAACCGGTCGCTGGACGATTTTGAAAAG gccCTGACAGAGTACAGAGGTGAGTTGAGAGACGACTCCATCATAAGCACACACTTGACCACGCTCTATGACAACCTGCTTGAACAGAACCTCATCCGTGTCATCGAGCCTTTCTCCAGGGTACAG ATAGGACACATTTCCACCCTCATAAAACTCTCTAAA GGAGATGTCGAGAGGAAGTTGTCACAGATGATTCTTGACACAAAATTTCACG gTATTTTGGACCAAGGCGAGGGTGTGCTGATCATCTTCGATGAGCCTGCAGTAGACACAACGTATGAGGCGGCCCTGGAGACCATTCAGAACATGAGCAAAGTGGTGGACTCACTCTACAACAAAGCCAAGAAGCTCACATAG
- the LOC115192096 gene encoding 26S proteasome non-ATPase regulatory subunit 11 isoform X2, with protein MAAPAVAEFQRAQSLLSSDRNASIDILHSIVKRDIQESDEEAVRVKEQSILELGGLLAKTGQAAELGGLLKYVRPFLNSISKAKAARLVRSLLDLFLDMEAATGQEVELCLECIEWAKAEKRTFLRQALEARLISLYFDTKRYQEALHLGTQLLQELKKMDDKALLVEVQLLESKTYHGLSNLPKARAALTSARTTANGIYCPPKLQAALDMQSGIIHAAEEKDWKTAYSYFYEAFEGYDSIDHPRAITALKYMLLCKIMLNLPEEVQGLVSGKLALRHAGRQTDSLKCMAQASKNRSLDDFEKALTEYRGELRDDSIISTHLTTLYDNLLEQNLIRVIEPFSRVQIGHISTLIKLSKGDVERKLSQMILDTKFHGILDQGEGVLIIFDEPAVDTTYEAALETIQNMSKVVDSLYNKAKKLT; from the exons ATGGCAGCCCCGGCAGTGGCTGAGTTTCAAAGAGCCCAGTCTCTTCTCAGCTCAGACCGGAACGCATCTATCGATATTTTACATTCGATAG TAAAGCGGGACATCCAGGAGAGCGATGAGGAGGCGGTGCGTGTCAAAGAGCAGAGCATCCTGGAGCTGGGTGGTCTGCTGGCTAAGACGGGCCAGGCTGCAG AGCTGGGCGGTCTCCTGAAGTATGTGCGGCCGTTTCTGAATTCCATCAGCAAGGCCAAGGCAGCGCGGCTGGTGCGCTCGCTGCTGGACCTGTTTCTGGACATGGAGGCAGCTACAGGCCAGGAGGTGGAGCTGTGTCTGGAGTGCATTGAGTGGGCCAAGGCTGAGAAGAGAACATTCCTCAGACAGGCCCTGGAG gctcgtctcatctctctgtattttgacaCAAAGCGGTATCAGGAGGCGCTTCATCTAg GCACCCAGCTACTCCAGGAGCTGAAGAAGATGGATGACAAGGCCCTGCTGGTGGAGGTACAGCTGCTGGAGAGTAAGACGTACCACGGCCTCAGCAACCTGCCCAAGGCCCGAGCTGCCCTCACCTCTGCACGCACCACCGCCAACGGCATTTACTGCCCGCCCAAGCTACAGGCCGCCCTGGACATGCAGTCAG GGATCATCCATGCAGCAGAGGAGAAGGACTGGAAGACTGCCTACTCTTACTTCTACGAGGCCTTCGAAGGCTACGACTCCATCGACCACCCCAGAGCGATCACCGCTCTCAAATACATGCTGCTCTGCAAAATCATGCTCAACCT TCCTGAGGAGGTCCAGGGTCTCGTTAGTGGAAAGCTAGCCCTGCGGCACGCCGGGAGACAGACGGACTCTCTGAAATGCATGGCGCAGGCCAGCAAGAACCGGTCGCTGGACGATTTTGAAAAG gccCTGACAGAGTACAGAGGTGAGTTGAGAGACGACTCCATCATAAGCACACACTTGACCACGCTCTATGACAACCTGCTTGAACAGAACCTCATCCGTGTCATCGAGCCTTTCTCCAGGGTACAG ATAGGACACATTTCCACCCTCATAAAACTCTCTAAA GGAGATGTCGAGAGGAAGTTGTCACAGATGATTCTTGACACAAAATTTCACG gTATTTTGGACCAAGGCGAGGGTGTGCTGATCATCTTCGATGAGCCTGCAGTAGACACAACGTATGAGGCGGCCCTGGAGACCATTCAGAACATGAGCAAAGTGGTGGACTCACTCTACAACAAAGCCAAGAAGCTCACATAG
- the LOC115192095 gene encoding cyclin-dependent kinase 5 activator 1, whose protein sequence is MGTVLSLSPSYRKAALFEDGPDTVGHYTAVQNSKNSKDAKSLKRQSLISVLPWKRIVAVSAKRKGSKKLPPDDGQKFSTEHTSTSSQKLKKSQSCANLSSFTTQEPTIAATLPTSKTVSNVSATAKKNPLTGSTGGQATNAGTPKRVIVQASTSELMRSLGEFLCRRCYRLKRLSPTDPVLWLRSVDRSLLLQGWQDQGFITPANVVFLYMLCRDVVSSEVVSERELQASLLTCLYLSYSYMGNEISYPLKPFLVEAEKEAFWDRCLEIINRMSGKMLQINSDPHYFTQVFADLKNESKKEEEKTRLLIGLDR, encoded by the coding sequence ATGGGTACCGTACTGTCCCTCTCCCCCAGCTACCGGAAAGCAGCCCTGTTCGAAGATGGCCCGGACACTGTGGGCCACTACACGGCCGTCCAGAACAGCAAAAACTCCAAGGACGCCAAGAGCCTCAAGCGCCAGTCCCTCATCAGTGTGTTGCCATGGAAACGCATTGTGGCGGTATCGGCCAAAAGGAAAGGTTCCAAAAAGCTCCCACCAGACGACGGGCAGAAGTTCAGCACTGAGCACACCAGCACCAGCAGCCAGAAGCTGAAGAAGTCCCAGTCCTGCGCCAACTTGTCCTCTTTCACCACGCAGGAACCCACCATAGCTGCCACCCTCCCCACCTCCAAGACCGTCTCCAACGTTTCTGCCACCGCTAAGAAGAACCCGCTGACTGGTTCCACGGGGGGCCAGGCAACGAACGCTGGCACGCCCAAGCGTGTGATTGTCCAGGCCTCCACCAGCGAGCTAATGCGTAGCCTGGGTGAGTTCCTGTGCCGGCGCTGCTATCGGCTGAAGCGTCTGTCGCCTACCGACCCGGTGCTGTGGCTGCGAAGCGTGGaccgctccctcctcctccagggCTGGCAGGACCAGGGCTTCATCACCCCAGCCAACGTGGTCTTCCTCTACATGCTGTGCCGTGATGTGGTCTCCTCCGAGGTGGTCAGCGAGCGGGAGCTGCAAGCCTCTCTGCTCACCTGCCTCTACCTGTCCTACTCCTACATGGGCAATGAGATCTCCTACCCGCTCAAGCCCTTCCTGGTCGAGGCTGAGAAGGAGGCCTTCTGGGACCGCTGCCTGGAAATCATCAACCGCATGAGTGGCAAGATGCTGCAGATCAACTCCGACCCACACTACTTCACCCAGGTGTTTGCCGACCTCAAAAACGAGAGcaagaaggaggaagagaagacaAGGTTGTTGATAGGCCTCGACCGATAA
- the LOC115192096 gene encoding 26S proteasome non-ATPase regulatory subunit 11 isoform X1 encodes MAAPAVAEFQRAQSLLSSDRNASIDILHSIVKRDIQESDEEAVRVKEQSILELGGLLAKTGQAAELGGLLKYVRPFLNSISKAKAARLVRSLLDLFLDMEAATGQEVELCLECIEWAKAEKRTFLRQALEVRSGRGDPTGRELSGSTDMMGLARLISLYFDTKRYQEALHLGTQLLQELKKMDDKALLVEVQLLESKTYHGLSNLPKARAALTSARTTANGIYCPPKLQAALDMQSGIIHAAEEKDWKTAYSYFYEAFEGYDSIDHPRAITALKYMLLCKIMLNLPEEVQGLVSGKLALRHAGRQTDSLKCMAQASKNRSLDDFEKALTEYRGELRDDSIISTHLTTLYDNLLEQNLIRVIEPFSRVQIGHISTLIKLSKGDVERKLSQMILDTKFHGILDQGEGVLIIFDEPAVDTTYEAALETIQNMSKVVDSLYNKAKKLT; translated from the exons ATGGCAGCCCCGGCAGTGGCTGAGTTTCAAAGAGCCCAGTCTCTTCTCAGCTCAGACCGGAACGCATCTATCGATATTTTACATTCGATAG TAAAGCGGGACATCCAGGAGAGCGATGAGGAGGCGGTGCGTGTCAAAGAGCAGAGCATCCTGGAGCTGGGTGGTCTGCTGGCTAAGACGGGCCAGGCTGCAG AGCTGGGCGGTCTCCTGAAGTATGTGCGGCCGTTTCTGAATTCCATCAGCAAGGCCAAGGCAGCGCGGCTGGTGCGCTCGCTGCTGGACCTGTTTCTGGACATGGAGGCAGCTACAGGCCAGGAGGTGGAGCTGTGTCTGGAGTGCATTGAGTGGGCCAAGGCTGAGAAGAGAACATTCCTCAGACAGGCCCTGGAGGTGAGGAGTGGAAGAGGGGACCCCACTGGAAGAGAGCTGAGCGGGAGCACTGACATGATGGGTTTG gctcgtctcatctctctgtattttgacaCAAAGCGGTATCAGGAGGCGCTTCATCTAg GCACCCAGCTACTCCAGGAGCTGAAGAAGATGGATGACAAGGCCCTGCTGGTGGAGGTACAGCTGCTGGAGAGTAAGACGTACCACGGCCTCAGCAACCTGCCCAAGGCCCGAGCTGCCCTCACCTCTGCACGCACCACCGCCAACGGCATTTACTGCCCGCCCAAGCTACAGGCCGCCCTGGACATGCAGTCAG GGATCATCCATGCAGCAGAGGAGAAGGACTGGAAGACTGCCTACTCTTACTTCTACGAGGCCTTCGAAGGCTACGACTCCATCGACCACCCCAGAGCGATCACCGCTCTCAAATACATGCTGCTCTGCAAAATCATGCTCAACCT TCCTGAGGAGGTCCAGGGTCTCGTTAGTGGAAAGCTAGCCCTGCGGCACGCCGGGAGACAGACGGACTCTCTGAAATGCATGGCGCAGGCCAGCAAGAACCGGTCGCTGGACGATTTTGAAAAG gccCTGACAGAGTACAGAGGTGAGTTGAGAGACGACTCCATCATAAGCACACACTTGACCACGCTCTATGACAACCTGCTTGAACAGAACCTCATCCGTGTCATCGAGCCTTTCTCCAGGGTACAG ATAGGACACATTTCCACCCTCATAAAACTCTCTAAA GGAGATGTCGAGAGGAAGTTGTCACAGATGATTCTTGACACAAAATTTCACG gTATTTTGGACCAAGGCGAGGGTGTGCTGATCATCTTCGATGAGCCTGCAGTAGACACAACGTATGAGGCGGCCCTGGAGACCATTCAGAACATGAGCAAAGTGGTGGACTCACTCTACAACAAAGCCAAGAAGCTCACATAG